In Pedobacter sp. WC2423, the following are encoded in one genomic region:
- a CDS encoding alpha/beta fold hydrolase produces the protein MKKITLIIFAMLCSTLSFSQDIIKLFNRSADFFELMNQKKFTEAQAYFDPSVSAKISVEDLQKLWGVFNEKLGKFESANGVESKVNGDFFIVIVDGKFANTTQSFRLIYNKAGNMVGFTPAPVKNEAKYLNPAYADTTLYTEKEIYVKTPGHSLVGVLTTPKNTKNFPIVVLVHGSGPGDMDETVGPNKPFKDLAAGFAAKGVASIRYVKRTRIYSGEFGGAFTVKEEVIDDAVAAVNLAATIPDIDKKQIYLLGHSLGGMLAPKIAALTPELSGIILAAAPARSFTDLITEQEKAVFDASKDTTQATKVKFAELNKELNRTRLVALGNMKADSTILGLPVSYWIDLNKYNQVETAKKINKQRILIVQGGNDFQVSTRDYELWDAALNKKNNVTLKLYPDLNHLLSSQVEKGDTRQYAMASSVSETLINDLVAWIKLNNKK, from the coding sequence ATGAAAAAAATTACGCTGATAATCTTTGCAATGCTGTGCTCTACCTTGTCATTTTCACAAGACATTATTAAACTGTTTAACCGTTCAGCAGATTTCTTTGAGCTGATGAATCAGAAGAAATTTACTGAAGCACAGGCATATTTTGATCCAAGTGTTTCCGCTAAGATTTCTGTGGAAGATTTGCAGAAACTATGGGGGGTGTTTAACGAGAAACTTGGTAAGTTTGAATCAGCGAACGGGGTTGAAAGTAAAGTTAATGGCGATTTTTTTATTGTTATTGTGGACGGGAAATTTGCGAATACCACACAAAGTTTCAGACTTATTTATAATAAAGCTGGAAATATGGTTGGTTTTACTCCTGCTCCTGTTAAAAATGAGGCAAAATACCTGAATCCTGCCTATGCAGATACAACCTTATATACAGAAAAAGAAATATATGTCAAGACTCCCGGGCATAGCCTGGTTGGTGTGCTTACTACACCAAAAAACACAAAGAATTTTCCGATTGTAGTTCTTGTACATGGTTCAGGGCCTGGGGATATGGATGAAACCGTTGGCCCAAACAAGCCTTTCAAAGATCTTGCTGCGGGCTTTGCTGCCAAAGGGGTTGCCAGTATACGGTATGTAAAAAGAACAAGAATTTATAGTGGTGAATTTGGAGGTGCATTTACTGTAAAGGAAGAAGTAATCGATGATGCAGTTGCCGCAGTAAATTTGGCTGCTACCATACCTGATATTGATAAAAAACAAATTTATCTGCTGGGGCATAGCCTTGGAGGAATGTTAGCGCCTAAAATAGCTGCACTGACACCTGAATTAAGCGGAATAATACTGGCCGCAGCTCCGGCCAGAAGTTTTACAGATTTGATCACTGAACAGGAGAAAGCTGTATTCGATGCGTCAAAAGATACTACGCAAGCTACTAAAGTCAAGTTTGCTGAGCTAAATAAGGAGCTTAACAGAACCAGGTTAGTCGCTTTAGGTAATATGAAAGCAGACTCCACGATTTTAGGTCTGCCAGTATCTTATTGGATTGATCTGAATAAATACAATCAGGTAGAAACTGCAAAAAAAATAAACAAACAACGCATTTTGATTGTACAGGGAGGGAACGATTTCCAGGTTTCGACACGTGATTATGAATTATGGGATGCTGCATTAAATAAGAAGAACAACGTAACACTGAAACTATATCCTGATTTGAACCATTTATTGAGTTCTCAGGTAGAAAAAGGTGATACCCGTCAGTACGCTATGGCATCAAGTGTATCTGAAACATTAATTAATGATTTAGTAGCCTGGATAAAATTAAATAATAAAAAATAA
- a CDS encoding HAD family hydrolase, with amino-acid sequence MTKFKALLFDLDGTLVDSEHFHYQVWNEILAESDVQLEYSDFLRNFAGIPLPGNAKRLKELYEIASPLDVLITRKEELTNQRLITSTIELMPYVEETMDFFLSKGIAMALVTASKRADVDELFRKNGLGKYFKHLVTRSDVAKSKPDPESYNLAVQKIGFAKNECLVFEDTVNGLLAAKNADLTCFAIQGDEESHEKLAGADRIFKDFKAATAYITANELI; translated from the coding sequence ATGACGAAATTTAAAGCACTGCTTTTTGATTTAGATGGTACACTCGTAGATTCAGAACATTTTCATTACCAGGTATGGAATGAGATACTGGCAGAATCTGATGTTCAGCTCGAATATTCGGATTTCCTGAGAAACTTTGCAGGTATTCCCTTACCTGGAAATGCTAAAAGGTTAAAGGAATTATATGAAATAGCCTCTCCTCTGGATGTATTGATCACCAGGAAAGAAGAACTCACGAATCAACGTTTAATTACCAGCACGATTGAACTCATGCCTTATGTAGAGGAAACGATGGATTTCTTTTTATCAAAAGGGATTGCTATGGCACTTGTTACGGCAAGTAAAAGAGCTGATGTAGATGAATTGTTCCGGAAAAACGGACTTGGAAAATATTTTAAGCATCTGGTAACCAGAAGTGATGTGGCAAAAAGCAAGCCTGATCCGGAATCTTATAATCTTGCTGTTCAGAAAATTGGATTCGCTAAAAATGAATGCCTGGTCTTTGAAGATACGGTAAACGGATTGCTGGCTGCTAAAAATGCTGATTTAACTTGTTTTGCCATTCAGGGCGATGAAGAAAGTCATGAGAAACTCGCTGGTGCTGACCGCATATTTAAAGATTTCAAAGCAGCTACAGCCTACATAACAGCAAATGAACTGATCTGA
- a CDS encoding SOS response-associated peptidase, with product MCARYTLTKAQKELLIRYQVKFPADYKPNYNLAPTQKGLVITADEPDTAQLMHFGLVPYWAQSTKLDFSTLNARSEEIMAKKTFAPLITHRKTCLILADGFYEWDKKTGDTLPYRFVLKDRDLFAFAGLWSQWKDQFSEEVYRSFTIMTTQANETVGKVHAPKFRMPVILSREEEALWLSKDLGTADLLNLCKAYPDELMDCYRVDKAVNATVIKGVINNRPELMQAIH from the coding sequence ATGTGTGCACGCTATACGCTTACTAAAGCCCAAAAGGAATTATTAATCCGTTACCAGGTTAAATTCCCTGCTGATTACAAACCCAATTATAATCTTGCACCTACCCAAAAAGGATTGGTGATTACTGCCGATGAACCTGATACCGCACAGCTGATGCACTTTGGACTGGTTCCGTACTGGGCTCAAAGTACAAAACTTGATTTTTCAACGCTTAATGCCCGTTCTGAAGAGATTATGGCTAAGAAAACGTTCGCACCGCTGATCACACATCGTAAAACCTGCCTGATACTGGCAGATGGCTTTTATGAATGGGATAAAAAAACCGGAGATACTTTGCCCTACCGTTTTGTTTTAAAAGACAGAGATTTGTTTGCTTTTGCAGGCCTTTGGAGTCAATGGAAAGATCAGTTTTCAGAAGAAGTCTATCGCTCTTTTACCATTATGACTACTCAGGCTAATGAAACCGTTGGTAAAGTCCATGCACCTAAATTCAGGATGCCGGTTATATTAAGCAGAGAAGAAGAAGCACTCTGGCTGAGTAAAGATCTGGGAACTGCTGACCTGCTGAATTTATGCAAAGCTTATCCGGACGAATTGATGGATTGCTACAGAGTGGACAAAGCTGTAAATGCTACAGTGATTAAAGGAGTAATTAATAACAGGCCTGAACTGATGCAGGCTATACATTGA
- a CDS encoding DUF892 family protein has protein sequence MVDKLKAQGLQDFFIQCLQDLYISEKKLVKCAAALSIAAFTEELQRALIEQSEEASLHVQRLDMVFDLMNQQPGEGKCHIIEILSDKAASIVKTLETGTALRDAAIIYAVQLIAHYKIASYGSLISLLEELDYPKAQMILKECLAEEKASDAYLTKIAVDFINPAAQNEAE, from the coding sequence ATGGTGGATAAACTCAAAGCGCAAGGCTTGCAGGATTTCTTTATTCAATGTTTGCAAGACCTGTATATTTCGGAAAAGAAACTGGTTAAATGTGCAGCTGCACTATCTATTGCTGCATTTACAGAAGAATTGCAACGCGCATTAATCGAACAATCTGAAGAAGCCAGCTTGCACGTGCAACGGCTGGATATGGTATTTGATTTAATGAACCAGCAACCTGGCGAAGGGAAATGTCACATTATCGAAATTCTAAGTGATAAAGCAGCCTCTATCGTAAAGACTTTAGAAACTGGTACAGCATTGAGAGATGCAGCAATAATTTATGCTGTTCAGCTGATTGCACACTACAAAATAGCCAGTTATGGAAGTTTAATTTCCCTGCTTGAAGAATTGGATTATCCAAAAGCTCAAATGATATTGAAAGAGTGCCTGGCTGAGGAGAAAGCTTCGGACGCTTATCTGACGAAAATTGCTGTGGATTTTATTAATCCGGCAGCGCAAAACGAAGCTGAATAA